From the [Limnothrix rosea] IAM M-220 genome, the window AAAGCTTTTTCGGGATTCTGGTAGCGAATGAGAGCCTTTGACATTGGGATTTGATTTTCATAAATAACTGCACCAACTTTACTCATTTCACAGAGTTGTAACACCGCATCGGCTAGCCCATCGCTACTGTCCATTCCCGCAAAATTCCGTTCTGTTTCAATGCCATTGAGATAAGTTGAAACGTCTAAACGGGGTATCGGTTTTTGGTGAGCTTGAATCAGAAATTGGCGATCGCCCTCCGTCAAATTCAGCCCTGTTTCCGGTTGTAATAACAGCTCTAAACCTGCCCGTGAATCACCATGAAAACCTGTCACGACAATGACATCGCCTACTTGCGCAGCATTTCGTCGGATTACATTTTTAGCTAAGACTTCTCCAAAAGCGGTGATAGCAATGGTTTTTGTCGGCGATCGCGTCACATCTCCCCCAACTAAAAGTGTGTCATAGGCTTTCAAGCAATCTCCAATTCCTGCGTATAAATCTTGCAACCATGCCAATTC encodes:
- the thiL gene encoding thiamine-phosphate kinase, whose amino-acid sequence is MKSIKSLRDLHEPEILKIVQRFCPAEIIGDDGAIISWQNNKNLVVTTDVLVDTIHFSDRTTPAKMAGWRAVAANLSDLAAMGAKPVGITVGLSLPPETELAWLQDLYAGIGDCLKAYDTLLVGGDVTRSPTKTIAITAFGEVLAKNVIRRNAAQVGDVIVVTGFHGDSRAGLELLLQPETGLNLTEGDRQFLIQAHQKPIPRLDVSTYLNGIETERNFAGMDSSDGLADAVLQLCEMSKVGAVIYENQIPMSKALIRYQNPEKALEWSLYGGEDFELVLCLGRSPAEDLVKKFGDGCKIIGEITADKTVELVRKDGRSPTLSRQQAFQHF